GCAGCCGAACGGCGCGTACGCCTTGTGGCCCGCGGCCGCGAAGTACTGGGGTCCGCCGTTCGGGAGCGAGGAGAAGTCGAGGCCGCCGTGCGCGAGGACCTGCGCGCCGTCGATGAGCGTCGGCGCATCGTGGCGCGCGGCGAGCGCGAGGATCTCGTCGACCGGCGTGCGGAAGCCCGTGACGTTCGAGGCGGCGGTGATCGCGACGAGGCGCGTCTTCGGATTCTTCGCGAGGCGGCGCTCGAGGTCGGCGACGTCGAGGCGGCCCTCGGGCGTCATGCCGACGCACTCGACCGGGCCGCGCGCGCGGTGCGGGAGCAGGTTCGAGTGGTGCTCGAGGCACGACGTGATCGTCGCGCCGTCGCGGCCGAGGCGCTTCGCGTCGTGGTGCGCGAGGTGCGCGGCGAGGTTGAGCGCGCTCGTCGTGTTGTGCGTGAACACGATGTCGCGGTCGTCCGGCACGTTGAGGAAGCGGCGGATGGTCTCGCGCGCGTCCTCGAAGGCGTCCGTCGAGCGCTCCGAGAGCTGGTGGGCGCCGCGGTGCACGTTCGCGTACGTCTCCGACATGAAGCGCTGGACGTACTCGAGGACGGGCGTGGGCGCGTGGGTGCTTGCGGCGTGGTCGAGGTAGACGAGCGGATGCTCCCGACCGTCGGGGGCCTTCACGCGGGCGCGGGTGACGGGGAACGCGTCGCGGATGGCCGCGATATCCATGCGCGTGGAGGCGCGACCGTGGACCTTTCCATTTCCCCCGGCCAGGGTCGGGGCCGGACGGGC
This is a stretch of genomic DNA from Candidatus Thermoplasmatota archaeon. It encodes these proteins:
- a CDS encoding aminotransferase class V-fold PLP-dependent enzyme translates to MDIAAIRDAFPVTRARVKAPDGREHPLVYLDHAASTHAPTPVLEYVQRFMSETYANVHRGAHQLSERSTDAFEDARETIRRFLNVPDDRDIVFTHNTTSALNLAAHLAHHDAKRLGRDGATITSCLEHHSNLLPHRARGPVECVGMTPEGRLDVADLERRLAKNPKTRLVAITAASNVTGFRTPVDEILALAARHDAPTLIDGAQVLAHGGLDFSSLPNGGPQYFAAAGHKAYAPFGCGFLVAPRAALEAAPPFLPGGGTVRLVTDTETYWTEGVERHEGGTPPVVGAVALAEALRFIERAGRHEAEVREHALLARLLKGMSGIDGVQVLGSTSDRDRVGAISFMVDHLPPPVVAKRLNDTAGVAVRHGCFCAHPYLLKLLQVPDDDPRLVHLRHHPAGDEDPGAVRASLGLYTNESDVNTFTRALGEIAAAR